The following coding sequences are from one Chelonoidis abingdonii isolate Lonesome George chromosome 4, CheloAbing_2.0, whole genome shotgun sequence window:
- the ATXN2L gene encoding ataxin-2-like protein isoform X5 produces MLHFLTAVVGSTCDVKVKNGSTFEGIFKTLSSKFELAVDAVHRKTPDQLVGPKREDIVDTMVFKPTDVMLVHFRNVDFNYATKDKFTDSAIAMNSKVNGEHKEKVLQRWEGGDSNSDDYDLESDMSNGWDPNEMFKFNEENYGVKTTYDSSLSSYTVPLEKDNSEEFRQREARAAQLAREIESSPQYRLRIAMENDDGRTEEEKHSSVQRQVSGRDSPSLASREGKYVPLPQRVREGSRGGIRCSSSRGGRPGVGSMPPRVSAHHPDSNSSPAPEQRGINGGPSRMSPKSQRPIRGAKTMSSPSSRPVEVSAASPAVGRMYPPRSPKSASATPASSQDSPVGSAVSAAPASPSEARTGLESSVSPNPPSPKVAAPVPATAVEGKEAPTSVAKDPGRTLEAMGSCELNKAANKAGLQNEQKRTQLEELRKFGAQFKLQPSSSPETSLESFSARPKEPLEGKEKSLEPGICEGPEEALPVSMVPKPNGTSLELLPESGKEEKGLCEVAEQQAANPPGKGEPEDKEEGPVSEQVKKSTLNPNAKEFNPSKTLLSVNKSTSTPTSPGPRAHSTPSIPVITAGQTGMYSPQYISYIPQIHMSPAVQAPQMYPYPVSSSVPGQQGKYRGAKGSLPPQRSDQHQPTSAPPIMQAAAAAGPPLVAATPYSSYISYNPQQFTGQPTMMQPMAHYPSQPVFAPMLQSNPRMMTSGSHPQAIVSSSTPQYPPSEQPTPQTLYATVHQSYPHHATQLHPHQPQPATTPTGNQQQGQHAAPSPVQHQAGQPPHLASAQQQQNLYHTATLTATPPSITPGPSAQSPQSSFPQQAVYAIHAHQQLQHSYTNMAHVTQAHVQTGITAAPPPHPGAPHPPQVMLLHPSQTHGGPPQGSVPQSGVPTLSASTPSPYTYIGHHQVSPIPAAPIPPPWKLKPRFLTVN; encoded by the exons GGCTCCACGTGTGATGTGAAGGTGAAAAATGGCAGCACCTTTGAGGGGATTTTTAAAACCCTCAGCTCTAAG TTCGAGCTTGCTGTGGATGCGGTGCACAGGAAGACCCCAGATCAGCTGGTGGGACCTAAGCGGGAGGACATTGTGGACACCATGGTCTTCAAGCCCACTGATGTCATGCTGGTGCATTTCCgtaatgttgatttcaattatgCCACCAAAG ACAAGTTCACGGACTCTGCCATCGCCATGAACTCCAAGGTTAATGGGGAGCACAAAGAGaaggtgctgcagcgctgggaaggaggggacagCAACAGTGATGACTATGACCTGGAATCTGACATG TCTAATGGCTGGGATCCCAATGAGATGTTCAAGTTTAACGAAGAGAACTATGGCGTGAAGACAACGTACGACAGCAGTTTGTCCTCCTACAC CGTTCCTCTAGAGAAAGATAACTCGGAGGAGTTCCGGCAGCGGGAAGCCCGGGCGGCCCAGTTGGCCCGGGAGATTGAGTCGAGCCCCCAGTACCGCCTGCGCATTGCCATGGAGAATGACGACGGCCggacggaggaggagaagcatAGCTCTGTGCAGAGGCAGGTGTCTGGCAGGGATAGCCCCAGCTTGGCCTCCAG GGAGGGCAAGTATGTCCCGCTACCACAGCGTGTCAGAGAGGGCTCGCGAGGAGGCATCCGGTGCAGCAGCTCCCGGGGTGGGAGGCCAGGGGTGGGGTCCATGCCTCCCCGGGTCAGTGCTCACCATCCAGACAGCAACTCTAGTCCCGCCCCGGAGCAGCGAGGGATCAATGGAG GACCCTCCCGAATGTCTCCGAAGTCCCAGCGTCCCATCCGGGGTGCCAAGACCATGTCTTCCCCGTCAAGCCGCCCTGTGGAGGTCTCGGCAGCTTCCCCTGCAG TGGGCCGCATGTACCCTCCTCGCTCTCCGAAGTCTGCCTCAGCCACTCCAGCCTCTTCCCAGGATTCTCCAGTGGGCTCTGCCGTGTCAGCAGCACCCGCATCCCCGTCGGAGGCCAGAACTGGCCTGGAGTCAAGTGTTTCCCCAAACCCTCCTTCTCCCAAAGTAGCCGCCCCCGTGCCGGCCACTGCTGTTGAGG GGAAAGAGGCTCCCACATCTGTGGCTAAAGATCCTGGCAGAACCTTGGAAGCAATGGGGTCATGTGAACTCAACAAGGCAGCTAACAAAG cagggctgcagaatGAGCAGAAGCGGACCCAGCTGGAGGAGCTGCGTAAGTTTGGGGCCCAGTTCAAG CTCCAGCCGAGCAGTTCCCCAGAGACCAGCCTGGAGTCCTTCAGTGCCAGGCCCAAGGAGCCTCTGGAGGGCAAGGAGAAGTCCCTTGAGCCAGGCATCTGCGAGGGGCCCGAGGAGGCCCTCCCTGTGAGCATGGTGCCAAAGCCCAACGGGACCagcctggagctgctgccagagagtGGCAAAGAGGAGAAGGGGCTGTGTGAGGTGgccgagcagcaggcagccaaCCCCCCAGGCAAGGGCGAGCCCGAGGACAAAGAGGAGGGGCCTGTGTCCGA GCAAGTGAAGAAATCAACTCTGAATCCGAACGCCAAGGAGTTCAACCCCTCGAAAACGCTGCTTTCCGTG AACAAGTCGACGAGCACCCCAACGTCACCGGGCCCTCGCGCTCATTCCACTCCCTCCATCCCAGTGATCACGGCTGGCCAGACGGGCATGTACAGCCCCCAGTACATTTCCTACATACCTCAGATCCACATGAGCCCTGCCGTCCAG GCGCCCCAGATGTACCCCTACCCTGTCTCCAGTTCTGTGCCTGGCCAGCAGGGCAAGTACCGAGGGGCCAAAG GTTCCCTCCCGCCCCAGCGCTCAGACCAGCATCAGCCAACATCCGCACCCCCCATTATGCAGGCAGCAGCGGCGGCAGGGCCCCCCCTGGTAGCAGCTACACCCTACTCCTCCTACATTTCCTATAACCCCCAGCAATTCACGGGGCAGCCCACCATGATGCAGCCTATGGCGCACTACCCTTCTCAG CCTGTATTTGCCCCGATGCTCCAGAGCAATCCCCGCATGATGACATCTGGCAGCCACCCCCAGGCCATTGTGTCGTCCTCCACGCCCCAGTACCCCCCCTCGGAGCAGCCCACGCCCCAGACGCTCTATG CTACAGTTCATCAGTCCTATCCCCACCATGCGACACAGCTGCATCCCCACCAGCCTCAGCCAGCCACCACCCCGACAGGGAACCAACAGCAGGGCCAGCACGCTGCCCCCAGCCCCGTACAG CACCAGGCTGGGCAGCCGCCCCACCTGGCcagtgcccagcagcagcagaacctgTACCACACAGCCACACTGACAGCCACGCCGCCCTCCATCACGCCAGGGCCCAGCGCCCAGTCTCCCCAGAgcagcttcccacagcaagcTGTCTACGCCATCCACGcccaccagcagctgcagcacagctaCACCAACATGGCCCATGTCACCCAG GCCCATGTCCAGACTGGAATAACAGCAgcaccacccccccaccccggggcacCTCATCCCCCCCAGGTTATGCTGCTTCACCCCTCGCAGACCCATGGGGGGCCCCCCCAAGGCAGTGTGCCACAGAGTGGGGTGCCCACCCTCTCAGCCTCCACACCATCTCCATACACCTATATAGGACACCATCAAG TCTCACccatcccagcagctcccattccaCCCCCCTGGAAATTGAAGCCTCGATTCCTGACTGTGAACTGA
- the ATXN2L gene encoding ataxin-2-like protein isoform X4, with amino-acid sequence MQPELTLTRAVFSVPIAGWGVEGRRMRHSCMGVAVLVGVQSRQWDSDIQLSLSQIHLGGDFPAVLSLPSHWAMCWGCWVFEGVYNNSRMLHFLTAVVGSTCDVKVKNGSTFEGIFKTLSSKFELAVDAVHRKTPDQLVGPKREDIVDTMVFKPTDVMLVHFRNVDFNYATKDKFTDSAIAMNSKVNGEHKEKVLQRWEGGDSNSDDYDLESDMSNGWDPNEMFKFNEENYGVKTTYDSSLSSYTVPLEKDNSEEFRQREARAAQLAREIESSPQYRLRIAMENDDGRTEEEKHSSVQRQGKYVPLPQRVREGSRGGIRCSSSRGGRPGVGSMPPRVSAHHPDSNSSPAPEQRGINGGPSRMSPKSQRPIRGAKTMSSPSSRPVEVSAASPAVGRMYPPRSPKSASATPASSQDSPVGSAVSAAPASPSEARTGLESSVSPNPPSPKVAAPVPATAVEGKEAPTSVAKDPGRTLEAMGSCELNKAANKAGLQNEQKRTQLEELRKFGAQFKLQPSSSPETSLESFSARPKEPLEGKEKSLEPGICEGPEEALPVSMVPKPNGTSLELLPESGKEEKGLCEVAEQQAANPPGKGEPEDKEEGPVSEQVKKSTLNPNAKEFNPSKTLLSVNKSTSTPTSPGPRAHSTPSIPVITAGQTGMYSPQYISYIPQIHMSPAVQAPQMYPYPVSSSVPGQQGKYRGAKGSLPPQRSDQHQPTSAPPIMQAAAAAGPPLVAATPYSSYISYNPQQFTGQPTMMQPMAHYPSQPVFAPMLQSNPRMMTSGSHPQAIVSSSTPQYPPSEQPTPQTLYATVHQSYPHHATQLHPHQPQPATTPTGNQQQGQHAAPSPVQHQAGQPPHLASAQQQQNLYHTATLTATPPSITPGPSAQSPQSSFPQQAVYAIHAHQQLQHSYTNMAHVTQAHVQTGITAAPPPHPGAPHPPQVMLLHPSQTHGGPPQGSVPQSGVPTLSASTPSPYTYIGHHQVSPIPAAPIPPPWKLKPRFLTVN; translated from the exons GGCTCCACGTGTGATGTGAAGGTGAAAAATGGCAGCACCTTTGAGGGGATTTTTAAAACCCTCAGCTCTAAG TTCGAGCTTGCTGTGGATGCGGTGCACAGGAAGACCCCAGATCAGCTGGTGGGACCTAAGCGGGAGGACATTGTGGACACCATGGTCTTCAAGCCCACTGATGTCATGCTGGTGCATTTCCgtaatgttgatttcaattatgCCACCAAAG ACAAGTTCACGGACTCTGCCATCGCCATGAACTCCAAGGTTAATGGGGAGCACAAAGAGaaggtgctgcagcgctgggaaggaggggacagCAACAGTGATGACTATGACCTGGAATCTGACATG TCTAATGGCTGGGATCCCAATGAGATGTTCAAGTTTAACGAAGAGAACTATGGCGTGAAGACAACGTACGACAGCAGTTTGTCCTCCTACAC CGTTCCTCTAGAGAAAGATAACTCGGAGGAGTTCCGGCAGCGGGAAGCCCGGGCGGCCCAGTTGGCCCGGGAGATTGAGTCGAGCCCCCAGTACCGCCTGCGCATTGCCATGGAGAATGACGACGGCCggacggaggaggagaagcatAGCTCTGTGCAGAGGCAG GGCAAGTATGTCCCGCTACCACAGCGTGTCAGAGAGGGCTCGCGAGGAGGCATCCGGTGCAGCAGCTCCCGGGGTGGGAGGCCAGGGGTGGGGTCCATGCCTCCCCGGGTCAGTGCTCACCATCCAGACAGCAACTCTAGTCCCGCCCCGGAGCAGCGAGGGATCAATGGAG GACCCTCCCGAATGTCTCCGAAGTCCCAGCGTCCCATCCGGGGTGCCAAGACCATGTCTTCCCCGTCAAGCCGCCCTGTGGAGGTCTCGGCAGCTTCCCCTGCAG TGGGCCGCATGTACCCTCCTCGCTCTCCGAAGTCTGCCTCAGCCACTCCAGCCTCTTCCCAGGATTCTCCAGTGGGCTCTGCCGTGTCAGCAGCACCCGCATCCCCGTCGGAGGCCAGAACTGGCCTGGAGTCAAGTGTTTCCCCAAACCCTCCTTCTCCCAAAGTAGCCGCCCCCGTGCCGGCCACTGCTGTTGAGG GGAAAGAGGCTCCCACATCTGTGGCTAAAGATCCTGGCAGAACCTTGGAAGCAATGGGGTCATGTGAACTCAACAAGGCAGCTAACAAAG cagggctgcagaatGAGCAGAAGCGGACCCAGCTGGAGGAGCTGCGTAAGTTTGGGGCCCAGTTCAAG CTCCAGCCGAGCAGTTCCCCAGAGACCAGCCTGGAGTCCTTCAGTGCCAGGCCCAAGGAGCCTCTGGAGGGCAAGGAGAAGTCCCTTGAGCCAGGCATCTGCGAGGGGCCCGAGGAGGCCCTCCCTGTGAGCATGGTGCCAAAGCCCAACGGGACCagcctggagctgctgccagagagtGGCAAAGAGGAGAAGGGGCTGTGTGAGGTGgccgagcagcaggcagccaaCCCCCCAGGCAAGGGCGAGCCCGAGGACAAAGAGGAGGGGCCTGTGTCCGA GCAAGTGAAGAAATCAACTCTGAATCCGAACGCCAAGGAGTTCAACCCCTCGAAAACGCTGCTTTCCGTG AACAAGTCGACGAGCACCCCAACGTCACCGGGCCCTCGCGCTCATTCCACTCCCTCCATCCCAGTGATCACGGCTGGCCAGACGGGCATGTACAGCCCCCAGTACATTTCCTACATACCTCAGATCCACATGAGCCCTGCCGTCCAG GCGCCCCAGATGTACCCCTACCCTGTCTCCAGTTCTGTGCCTGGCCAGCAGGGCAAGTACCGAGGGGCCAAAG GTTCCCTCCCGCCCCAGCGCTCAGACCAGCATCAGCCAACATCCGCACCCCCCATTATGCAGGCAGCAGCGGCGGCAGGGCCCCCCCTGGTAGCAGCTACACCCTACTCCTCCTACATTTCCTATAACCCCCAGCAATTCACGGGGCAGCCCACCATGATGCAGCCTATGGCGCACTACCCTTCTCAG CCTGTATTTGCCCCGATGCTCCAGAGCAATCCCCGCATGATGACATCTGGCAGCCACCCCCAGGCCATTGTGTCGTCCTCCACGCCCCAGTACCCCCCCTCGGAGCAGCCCACGCCCCAGACGCTCTATG CTACAGTTCATCAGTCCTATCCCCACCATGCGACACAGCTGCATCCCCACCAGCCTCAGCCAGCCACCACCCCGACAGGGAACCAACAGCAGGGCCAGCACGCTGCCCCCAGCCCCGTACAG CACCAGGCTGGGCAGCCGCCCCACCTGGCcagtgcccagcagcagcagaacctgTACCACACAGCCACACTGACAGCCACGCCGCCCTCCATCACGCCAGGGCCCAGCGCCCAGTCTCCCCAGAgcagcttcccacagcaagcTGTCTACGCCATCCACGcccaccagcagctgcagcacagctaCACCAACATGGCCCATGTCACCCAG GCCCATGTCCAGACTGGAATAACAGCAgcaccacccccccaccccggggcacCTCATCCCCCCCAGGTTATGCTGCTTCACCCCTCGCAGACCCATGGGGGGCCCCCCCAAGGCAGTGTGCCACAGAGTGGGGTGCCCACCCTCTCAGCCTCCACACCATCTCCATACACCTATATAGGACACCATCAAG TCTCACccatcccagcagctcccattccaCCCCCCTGGAAATTGAAGCCTCGATTCCTGACTGTGAACTGA
- the ATXN2L gene encoding ataxin-2-like protein isoform X1, translating to MQPELTLTRAVFSVPIAGWGVEGRRMRHSCMGVAVLVGVQSRQWDSDIQLSLSQIHLGGDFPAVLSLPSHWAMCWGCWVFEGVYNNSRMLHFLTAVVGSTCDVKVKNGSTFEGIFKTLSSKFELAVDAVHRKTPDQLVGPKREDIVDTMVFKPTDVMLVHFRNVDFNYATKDKFTDSAIAMNSKVNGEHKEKVLQRWEGGDSNSDDYDLESDMSNGWDPNEMFKFNEENYGVKTTYDSSLSSYTVPLEKDNSEEFRQREARAAQLAREIESSPQYRLRIAMENDDGRTEEEKHSSVQRQVSGRDSPSLASREGKYVPLPQRVREGSRGGIRCSSSRGGRPGVGSMPPRVSAHHPDSNSSPAPEQRGINGGPSRMSPKSQRPIRGAKTMSSPSSRPVEVSAASPAVGRMYPPRSPKSASATPASSQDSPVGSAVSAAPASPSEARTGLESSVSPNPPSPKVAAPVPATAVEGKEAPTSVAKDPGRTLEAMGSCELNKAANKAGLQNEQKRTQLEELRKFGAQFKLQPSSSPETSLESFSARPKEPLEGKEKSLEPGICEGPEEALPVSMVPKPNGTSLELLPESGKEEKGLCEVAEQQAANPPGKGEPEDKEEGPVSEQVKKSTLNPNAKEFNPSKTLLSVNKSTSTPTSPGPRAHSTPSIPVITAGQTGMYSPQYISYIPQIHMSPAVQAPQMYPYPVSSSVPGQQGKYRGAKGSLPPQRSDQHQPTSAPPIMQAAAAAGPPLVAATPYSSYISYNPQQFTGQPTMMQPMAHYPSQPVFAPMLQSNPRMMTSGSHPQAIVSSSTPQYPPSEQPTPQTLYATVHQSYPHHATQLHPHQPQPATTPTGNQQQGQHAAPSPVQHQAGQPPHLASAQQQQNLYHTATLTATPPSITPGPSAQSPQSSFPQQAVYAIHAHQQLQHSYTNMAHVTQAHVQTGITAAPPPHPGAPHPPQVMLLHPSQTHGGPPQGSVPQSGVPTLSASTPSPYTYIGHHQVSPIPAAPIPPPWKLKPRFLTVN from the exons GGCTCCACGTGTGATGTGAAGGTGAAAAATGGCAGCACCTTTGAGGGGATTTTTAAAACCCTCAGCTCTAAG TTCGAGCTTGCTGTGGATGCGGTGCACAGGAAGACCCCAGATCAGCTGGTGGGACCTAAGCGGGAGGACATTGTGGACACCATGGTCTTCAAGCCCACTGATGTCATGCTGGTGCATTTCCgtaatgttgatttcaattatgCCACCAAAG ACAAGTTCACGGACTCTGCCATCGCCATGAACTCCAAGGTTAATGGGGAGCACAAAGAGaaggtgctgcagcgctgggaaggaggggacagCAACAGTGATGACTATGACCTGGAATCTGACATG TCTAATGGCTGGGATCCCAATGAGATGTTCAAGTTTAACGAAGAGAACTATGGCGTGAAGACAACGTACGACAGCAGTTTGTCCTCCTACAC CGTTCCTCTAGAGAAAGATAACTCGGAGGAGTTCCGGCAGCGGGAAGCCCGGGCGGCCCAGTTGGCCCGGGAGATTGAGTCGAGCCCCCAGTACCGCCTGCGCATTGCCATGGAGAATGACGACGGCCggacggaggaggagaagcatAGCTCTGTGCAGAGGCAGGTGTCTGGCAGGGATAGCCCCAGCTTGGCCTCCAG GGAGGGCAAGTATGTCCCGCTACCACAGCGTGTCAGAGAGGGCTCGCGAGGAGGCATCCGGTGCAGCAGCTCCCGGGGTGGGAGGCCAGGGGTGGGGTCCATGCCTCCCCGGGTCAGTGCTCACCATCCAGACAGCAACTCTAGTCCCGCCCCGGAGCAGCGAGGGATCAATGGAG GACCCTCCCGAATGTCTCCGAAGTCCCAGCGTCCCATCCGGGGTGCCAAGACCATGTCTTCCCCGTCAAGCCGCCCTGTGGAGGTCTCGGCAGCTTCCCCTGCAG TGGGCCGCATGTACCCTCCTCGCTCTCCGAAGTCTGCCTCAGCCACTCCAGCCTCTTCCCAGGATTCTCCAGTGGGCTCTGCCGTGTCAGCAGCACCCGCATCCCCGTCGGAGGCCAGAACTGGCCTGGAGTCAAGTGTTTCCCCAAACCCTCCTTCTCCCAAAGTAGCCGCCCCCGTGCCGGCCACTGCTGTTGAGG GGAAAGAGGCTCCCACATCTGTGGCTAAAGATCCTGGCAGAACCTTGGAAGCAATGGGGTCATGTGAACTCAACAAGGCAGCTAACAAAG cagggctgcagaatGAGCAGAAGCGGACCCAGCTGGAGGAGCTGCGTAAGTTTGGGGCCCAGTTCAAG CTCCAGCCGAGCAGTTCCCCAGAGACCAGCCTGGAGTCCTTCAGTGCCAGGCCCAAGGAGCCTCTGGAGGGCAAGGAGAAGTCCCTTGAGCCAGGCATCTGCGAGGGGCCCGAGGAGGCCCTCCCTGTGAGCATGGTGCCAAAGCCCAACGGGACCagcctggagctgctgccagagagtGGCAAAGAGGAGAAGGGGCTGTGTGAGGTGgccgagcagcaggcagccaaCCCCCCAGGCAAGGGCGAGCCCGAGGACAAAGAGGAGGGGCCTGTGTCCGA GCAAGTGAAGAAATCAACTCTGAATCCGAACGCCAAGGAGTTCAACCCCTCGAAAACGCTGCTTTCCGTG AACAAGTCGACGAGCACCCCAACGTCACCGGGCCCTCGCGCTCATTCCACTCCCTCCATCCCAGTGATCACGGCTGGCCAGACGGGCATGTACAGCCCCCAGTACATTTCCTACATACCTCAGATCCACATGAGCCCTGCCGTCCAG GCGCCCCAGATGTACCCCTACCCTGTCTCCAGTTCTGTGCCTGGCCAGCAGGGCAAGTACCGAGGGGCCAAAG GTTCCCTCCCGCCCCAGCGCTCAGACCAGCATCAGCCAACATCCGCACCCCCCATTATGCAGGCAGCAGCGGCGGCAGGGCCCCCCCTGGTAGCAGCTACACCCTACTCCTCCTACATTTCCTATAACCCCCAGCAATTCACGGGGCAGCCCACCATGATGCAGCCTATGGCGCACTACCCTTCTCAG CCTGTATTTGCCCCGATGCTCCAGAGCAATCCCCGCATGATGACATCTGGCAGCCACCCCCAGGCCATTGTGTCGTCCTCCACGCCCCAGTACCCCCCCTCGGAGCAGCCCACGCCCCAGACGCTCTATG CTACAGTTCATCAGTCCTATCCCCACCATGCGACACAGCTGCATCCCCACCAGCCTCAGCCAGCCACCACCCCGACAGGGAACCAACAGCAGGGCCAGCACGCTGCCCCCAGCCCCGTACAG CACCAGGCTGGGCAGCCGCCCCACCTGGCcagtgcccagcagcagcagaacctgTACCACACAGCCACACTGACAGCCACGCCGCCCTCCATCACGCCAGGGCCCAGCGCCCAGTCTCCCCAGAgcagcttcccacagcaagcTGTCTACGCCATCCACGcccaccagcagctgcagcacagctaCACCAACATGGCCCATGTCACCCAG GCCCATGTCCAGACTGGAATAACAGCAgcaccacccccccaccccggggcacCTCATCCCCCCCAGGTTATGCTGCTTCACCCCTCGCAGACCCATGGGGGGCCCCCCCAAGGCAGTGTGCCACAGAGTGGGGTGCCCACCCTCTCAGCCTCCACACCATCTCCATACACCTATATAGGACACCATCAAG TCTCACccatcccagcagctcccattccaCCCCCCTGGAAATTGAAGCCTCGATTCCTGACTGTGAACTGA